From the genome of Tepidamorphus gemmatus, one region includes:
- a CDS encoding FAD-dependent oxidoreductase, which yields MDRCGCEVLVIGSGAGGLATAITARRHGLSVLVIEKEPLFGGTTALSGGVLWIPGNRHGKANNPSDTRDAARAYLKAETGNWFDEAAIDAFLDAGPAMLDWFERETEVKFVPTLYPDYHPTVDGGVDVGRSVLAAPFDTSVLGENLKRLRPPLSTITFMGMMFNSSNADIRHFFNTTKSLTSFAYVTKRLIAHAGEVLRYGRGVQVTSGNALVARLAKTCFDLGIEIRTETPALRLIREDGRVCGVETGGKTPGRLLASKGVVLACGGYAQDLARRAGIYAHLKAGGAHHSPVPDGNTGDGIRLAEEVGGAFEARYPQPAAWIPVSRVPDKGIFPHLLDRYKPGVIAVLSDGRRFTNESESYHDVGAAMIASGEASAWLICDSRTIRKYGLGHAKPAPMPLRPWTRSGYLKTGHTLAELARACGIDAAGLEATVETFNRGARHGRDEQFHRGETSFNRYLADPDHKPNPAVAPVEKAPFYAVKLEMGDLGTFDGLQTTVAGEVLDRRGEVIPGLFAVGNDRASIMGGNYPGAGITLGPAMTFGWLTGRYLAGIAPGTSTEKTA from the coding sequence ATGGACCGGTGCGGGTGCGAGGTTCTCGTGATCGGTTCCGGCGCGGGCGGGCTTGCCACCGCAATCACCGCGCGGAGGCACGGGCTGTCCGTGCTCGTCATCGAGAAGGAACCGCTGTTCGGCGGCACGACCGCGCTTTCGGGCGGCGTACTGTGGATCCCGGGCAACCGCCACGGCAAGGCGAACAATCCTTCGGACACGCGCGATGCGGCGCGTGCCTATCTCAAGGCGGAGACCGGCAACTGGTTCGACGAGGCAGCGATCGACGCCTTCCTCGATGCCGGGCCGGCGATGCTCGACTGGTTCGAGCGCGAAACGGAAGTGAAGTTCGTGCCGACGCTCTACCCCGACTACCACCCGACGGTGGACGGCGGCGTGGACGTCGGCCGCTCGGTGCTCGCCGCTCCGTTCGACACGAGTGTGCTCGGGGAGAACCTCAAGCGCCTGCGGCCGCCGCTCTCGACGATCACCTTCATGGGCATGATGTTCAACTCGTCGAACGCGGACATCAGGCACTTCTTCAACACGACGAAGTCGCTGACCTCGTTCGCCTACGTGACGAAGCGCCTGATCGCCCATGCCGGCGAGGTGCTCCGCTACGGACGCGGCGTGCAGGTGACCAGCGGCAACGCGCTCGTGGCGAGGCTCGCCAAGACCTGCTTCGACCTCGGCATCGAGATCCGCACCGAAACTCCCGCGCTCAGGCTGATCCGCGAGGACGGCCGGGTCTGCGGCGTCGAGACGGGCGGGAAGACACCGGGGCGGCTCCTCGCGTCGAAGGGCGTGGTGCTTGCCTGCGGCGGCTACGCCCAGGACCTCGCGCGGCGGGCCGGCATCTACGCGCATCTCAAGGCGGGCGGCGCGCACCACTCGCCCGTGCCCGACGGCAACACCGGCGACGGCATCCGCCTCGCCGAGGAGGTAGGCGGCGCCTTCGAGGCACGGTACCCGCAGCCGGCGGCCTGGATACCGGTGAGCCGCGTGCCGGACAAGGGCATCTTCCCGCACCTGCTCGACCGCTACAAGCCAGGCGTGATCGCTGTGCTTTCCGACGGCCGCCGCTTCACCAACGAGAGCGAAAGCTATCACGACGTCGGCGCCGCCATGATCGCCTCGGGCGAAGCCTCTGCCTGGCTGATCTGCGACAGCCGCACGATCCGCAAGTACGGCCTCGGCCACGCCAAGCCGGCGCCGATGCCGCTGAGGCCGTGGACGCGGAGCGGATATCTCAAGACCGGGCACACGCTGGCGGAGCTCGCGCGCGCCTGCGGCATCGACGCAGCGGGTCTGGAGGCTACGGTCGAGACGTTCAACCGCGGTGCCCGCCATGGCCGCGACGAGCAGTTCCACCGCGGCGAGACGTCATTCAACCGCTATCTTGCCGACCCCGACCACAAGCCCAATCCCGCGGTGGCTCCCGTCGAGAAGGCGCCGTTCTATGCGGTCAAGCTCGAGATGGGCGACCTCGGCACCTTCGACGGGCTGCAGACGACGGTGGCGGGCGAAGTGCTTGACCGCAGGGGAGAGGTCATTCCTGGTCTGTTCGCCGTCGGCAACGACCGCGCCTCGATCATGGGCGGCAACTATCCCGGCGCGGGCATCACGCTCGGGCCAGCCATGACGTTCGGCTGGCTCACCGGCCGCTATCTCGCCGGGATCGCCCCCGGCACATCCACGGAGAAGACTGCATGA
- a CDS encoding NAD-dependent epimerase/dehydratase family protein: MSRILVTGGSGFVGRPTIAALLAAGHAVRIFDLRPQGDALPAAVEILSGDVTDTDAVARAVEGCDGIVHLAGLMTVDCARDPLLGARVNVIGSINVFEAARERRLPVAYLSTAGVFGPEDAAHPKPMTIYGTSKLAVEGVARAYWLDHGVPSLGLRPYVVYGPGVSSGIAAGPSIAIAASLRREPVTIRFSGRVGFVHVEDVARLLAAAIARPPAGAEALTMAGDTREMDDFITELVRQTGWDGIRVEGPPLRIPADLASDPVPAAYGDQPVTTIEDGIARSLAALRGATRAE; the protein is encoded by the coding sequence ATGAGCCGGATCCTCGTCACCGGCGGGTCGGGTTTCGTCGGCCGGCCGACGATCGCCGCGCTGCTGGCCGCCGGCCATGCGGTCCGCATCTTCGACCTTCGGCCGCAAGGGGATGCGCTGCCGGCGGCGGTGGAGATCTTATCCGGCGACGTGACCGACACGGACGCTGTCGCCCGCGCCGTGGAAGGGTGCGACGGCATTGTGCATCTCGCCGGCCTCATGACGGTCGATTGCGCCCGCGACCCCCTGCTCGGCGCGCGGGTCAACGTGATCGGCAGCATCAACGTGTTCGAGGCCGCCCGGGAGCGCCGCCTGCCGGTCGCCTATCTGAGCACGGCCGGGGTGTTCGGGCCCGAGGATGCTGCGCATCCGAAACCTATGACGATCTATGGCACAAGCAAGCTGGCGGTCGAGGGCGTGGCCCGCGCCTACTGGCTCGACCACGGGGTGCCGAGCCTCGGGCTTAGGCCCTACGTCGTCTACGGACCCGGCGTCAGCTCGGGGATCGCGGCGGGGCCATCCATCGCCATCGCCGCGTCGCTGCGCCGCGAACCGGTGACGATCCGCTTTTCCGGCCGCGTCGGGTTCGTTCACGTCGAGGATGTGGCGCGGCTGCTCGCCGCGGCGATCGCCCGTCCGCCGGCCGGTGCCGAGGCGCTGACGATGGCCGGCGACACGCGCGAGATGGACGATTTCATTACCGAGCTTGTGCGCCAGACCGGATGGGACGGTATCCGCGTGGAAGGGCCGCCGCTGCGGATACCCGCGGACCTGGCCTCGGATCCCGTTCCGGCCGCGTACGGCGATCAACCCGTCACGACCATCGAGGACGGAATCGCCCGGTCGCTGGCCGCCCTGCGGGGAGCGACACGTGCCGAATAG
- a CDS encoding branched-chain amino acid ABC transporter permease — MVEFLQLILSGLAAGSIYALAAVGFTLLWQASQTINFAQGEFVMLPAFFVLVGMTVLGMPMWPSVLFALVLSLLILGVMFKKLIVEPMLPHGTLPLVIATIALGLLMKESVKEFYGATAQPFPPVFPQTVYNIAGASISVQDLGNLAVSMLAIAGLQLFLNRTRTGRCMQATAQNPAVAEILGVNVKRMVMYTFLVNAALATVASVLISPIYLAKFSNGETLGLVAFIAAIVGGFNQIRGALAGGLLIGVIDNLSAVYISAAYRNAVPLILLIVIILVRPQGLLGTSEGRTV; from the coding sequence ATGGTCGAGTTCCTACAGCTCATCCTTTCCGGCCTTGCCGCGGGCTCGATCTATGCCCTGGCGGCGGTCGGCTTCACCCTGTTGTGGCAGGCCTCGCAGACGATCAACTTCGCCCAGGGCGAGTTCGTCATGCTGCCGGCCTTCTTCGTCCTGGTGGGGATGACCGTGCTCGGAATGCCGATGTGGCCTTCGGTGCTGTTCGCGCTGGTCCTTTCGCTGCTGATCCTCGGCGTGATGTTCAAGAAGCTCATCGTGGAACCCATGCTGCCGCACGGCACGCTGCCGCTGGTCATCGCCACGATCGCGCTGGGCCTGCTGATGAAGGAGAGCGTCAAGGAGTTCTATGGAGCGACGGCGCAGCCCTTCCCGCCGGTGTTCCCGCAGACGGTCTACAACATCGCCGGCGCCAGCATCTCCGTGCAGGATCTCGGCAACCTTGCTGTCTCAATGCTCGCGATCGCCGGGCTCCAACTCTTCCTCAACCGGACGCGGACTGGTCGCTGCATGCAGGCCACCGCGCAGAACCCCGCCGTCGCCGAGATTCTCGGCGTCAACGTGAAGCGGATGGTGATGTACACCTTCCTCGTCAACGCCGCCCTGGCAACGGTGGCGTCGGTGCTGATCTCGCCGATCTACCTGGCGAAGTTCTCCAACGGCGAGACACTCGGCCTGGTTGCCTTCATTGCCGCCATCGTTGGCGGCTTCAACCAGATCCGCGGAGCACTGGCCGGCGGCCTGCTGATCGGCGTCATCGACAATCTCTCGGCGGTCTACATCTCGGCCGCATATCGCAACGCCGTGCCGCTGATCCTGCTCATCGTCATCATCCTGGTACGCCCCCAGGGTCTGCTGGGAACCTCGGAAGGACGCACGGTATGA
- a CDS encoding branched-chain amino acid ABC transporter permease yields the protein MIPLRRLLVGIGVAALIVAPIGQGNYIIYTLSSWLLFSIAAMGLNLTLGYAGQVSLAQAGFMGIGAYVTALMTLAGIHWLFAAVASISACFLIGLMLGYPALRVQHHFLAFVTLAFNTLLFLVLRNEEEITGGSFGLVGMPRPDFFGFSTMKNLQFYYFTLVCFLLAAGVMWWILRSPWGRAFKALRENPIRAESLGLKIRRQTLLAFAFGSAFAGLAGALQSPLVQFIEPSSFGLIHSLKLLLMVVVGGAGYFFGPMLGAAVVILLPEVLRFTEGYYLIIYAVLVIVLMVYSPGGLIGLGRKLYDWMKPGQEARRDIEQGVQL from the coding sequence ATGATCCCGTTGAGACGCCTGCTCGTCGGCATCGGCGTCGCCGCGCTGATTGTCGCGCCCATCGGTCAGGGCAACTACATCATCTACACGCTCTCCTCATGGCTGCTGTTCTCCATCGCCGCCATGGGGCTCAACCTGACGCTCGGCTACGCTGGCCAGGTGTCGCTGGCGCAGGCAGGCTTCATGGGCATCGGCGCCTATGTCACGGCGCTGATGACGCTCGCCGGCATACACTGGCTCTTCGCCGCTGTGGCGTCGATCTCGGCCTGCTTCCTCATCGGGCTGATGCTGGGCTACCCGGCGCTGCGTGTGCAGCACCACTTCCTCGCCTTCGTCACGCTCGCCTTCAACACCCTGCTGTTCCTCGTGCTGCGCAACGAGGAGGAGATCACCGGCGGCTCGTTCGGGCTGGTGGGCATGCCGCGGCCTGACTTCTTCGGCTTCTCCACCATGAAGAACCTCCAGTTCTACTATTTTACCCTCGTTTGCTTCCTTCTCGCGGCGGGAGTCATGTGGTGGATCCTGCGCTCGCCCTGGGGGCGCGCCTTCAAGGCGTTGCGCGAGAATCCGATCCGCGCCGAGAGCCTGGGCCTGAAGATTCGCCGCCAGACGCTGCTCGCCTTCGCCTTCGGCTCGGCGTTCGCCGGCCTTGCCGGCGCGCTCCAGTCGCCGCTGGTCCAGTTCATCGAGCCCAGCAGCTTCGGCCTGATCCATTCGCTCAAGCTCCTGCTGATGGTGGTGGTAGGTGGCGCCGGCTACTTCTTCGGCCCGATGCTAGGCGCTGCCGTCGTCATCCTGCTGCCCGAGGTCTTGCGTTTCACCGAGGGCTATTACCTCATCATCTACGCAGTGCTGGTCATCGTCCTGATGGTCTACTCGCCCGGCGGTCTCATTGGCCTCGGCCGCAAGCTCTACGACTGGATGAAGCCGGGGCAGGAGGCTCGCCGCGACATCGAGCAGGGGGTGCAGCTGTGA
- a CDS encoding ABC transporter ATP-binding protein encodes MSKQFGGIRAVNNVSFDVKRGEILGLIGPNGSGKSTLFNCILGQLRPSSGHCEIKGRSTDGVRPADLSLMGVGRTFQQLSVFPKMTVLDNVILAGQEHEGTMLSRLFGPSDAGLTKKAEQLIEFFRLTPYRDTEAGSLSYGQQKLVDAAMAFMAGPDIVLLDEPAGGVNLTMLAHLKERLMTYNCEHGTTFVVIEHNMEFVMSMCTRIIVLAQGEVIAEGRPEEIRTNQTVIDAYLGG; translated from the coding sequence ATGTCGAAGCAGTTCGGCGGCATCCGCGCCGTCAACAATGTCAGCTTCGACGTGAAGAGGGGCGAGATCCTCGGTCTGATCGGCCCCAATGGCTCGGGCAAGTCGACGCTGTTCAACTGCATCCTCGGCCAGCTCAGGCCGAGCTCGGGCCACTGCGAGATCAAGGGCAGGTCGACGGACGGCGTCCGCCCGGCAGACCTGTCGCTGATGGGCGTCGGCCGCACCTTCCAGCAGCTCTCGGTGTTCCCGAAGATGACGGTGCTCGACAACGTCATCCTCGCCGGCCAAGAGCACGAGGGCACGATGCTGTCGCGGCTGTTCGGCCCGAGCGATGCCGGGCTGACGAAGAAGGCGGAGCAGCTGATCGAGTTCTTCCGCCTGACCCCCTACCGCGACACCGAGGCCGGCTCGCTTTCCTACGGCCAACAGAAGCTGGTCGACGCGGCGATGGCCTTCATGGCCGGCCCCGACATCGTCCTGCTCGACGAGCCGGCGGGCGGGGTTAACCTGACCATGCTCGCGCATCTGAAGGAACGGTTGATGACCTACAACTGCGAGCACGGCACGACCTTCGTCGTGATCGAGCACAACATGGAGTTCGTCATGTCGATGTGCACACGCATCATCGTGCTCGCGCAGGGCGAGGTGATCGCCGAAGGAAGACCGGAGGAAATCCGGACGAACCAGACCGTCATCGACGCCTATCTGGGGGGCTGA
- a CDS encoding helix-turn-helix domain-containing protein has product MRGEPIPRYYLYGDQGEDVELDFLHIEAIRERSGANYWRISPHSHPDHTQVLLVREGGGVIRMEEKALPIEPPAVIVIPAGIVHQINFLAGTDGYVVTASLGCLRRAAAGDARLDVAVARPGVYPLAGTGLNTAAVEDTFTWLHREFIWSAPGRRTVIMAQCMRILVMILRLSISRDDGGIAAPNRDYDLLVRYRALLESHFRDQRSLGFYAEALAVTRARLNAACKSRAGKTASDLLHERIVIEAKRHLVYSENSVAQIAHMIGFDDPAYFNRFFTQRVGIAPGAFRREARRSAE; this is encoded by the coding sequence ATGCGTGGCGAGCCGATCCCACGCTACTATCTCTATGGCGATCAAGGCGAGGACGTCGAGCTCGACTTCCTCCACATCGAGGCGATCCGCGAGCGCAGCGGCGCCAACTATTGGAGAATCAGTCCGCATTCGCACCCCGACCACACGCAGGTGCTTCTGGTGCGCGAGGGCGGCGGGGTCATCCGGATGGAGGAGAAAGCTCTCCCGATCGAACCGCCCGCGGTGATCGTCATTCCAGCCGGCATCGTCCACCAGATCAACTTTCTCGCTGGGACCGACGGCTATGTGGTCACCGCCTCCTTGGGATGCCTGAGGAGGGCCGCGGCAGGCGACGCCCGCCTCGATGTCGCCGTCGCCCGCCCGGGCGTCTATCCGCTCGCCGGCACCGGCCTCAACACCGCCGCCGTGGAGGACACGTTCACCTGGCTGCACCGCGAGTTCATCTGGTCTGCGCCCGGCCGGCGTACGGTGATTATGGCGCAATGCATGCGTATCCTCGTGATGATCCTGCGCCTCAGCATCAGCCGCGACGACGGCGGCATCGCCGCGCCAAACCGCGACTACGACCTGCTCGTGCGCTATCGGGCGCTGCTCGAAAGCCATTTCAGGGATCAGCGGAGCCTCGGCTTCTACGCCGAAGCGCTGGCGGTGACGCGGGCGCGGCTCAACGCTGCCTGCAAGAGCCGGGCAGGCAAGACGGCCTCCGACCTGCTTCACGAACGCATCGTGATCGAGGCCAAGCGCCATCTCGTCTACAGCGAGAACAGCGTCGCGCAGATCGCGCACATGATCGGCTTCGACGACCCGGCCTATTTCAACCGCTTCTTCACGCAGCGCGTCGGCATCGCGCCGGGCGCGTTCCGCAGGGAGGCGCGGCGCTCCGCGGAATGA
- a CDS encoding SDR family NAD(P)-dependent oxidoreductase, with translation MSWLGLEGRTAVVTGAGGGIGQAVSAALAAEGVRVVLLDRDIARAEDLATALGGAAVALRCELTEPEQLAEAAARVEAEGGADILVNSAAILRPGTLDTLAEADWSAMLAVNLTGSLAASQAFGRGMLARGRGSIVHIASIAASQPQPASGAYSASKAALAMLSRQLAYEWGPRGVRSNCVSPGLVMTPMSAAFYADPEVRAKRESMVPLRRIATPEDVADVTLFLASDRASYITGQEMVVDGGLSQSLMGLVPRPGYA, from the coding sequence ATGAGCTGGCTGGGTCTTGAGGGAAGGACCGCCGTGGTCACCGGCGCGGGCGGCGGCATCGGCCAGGCCGTTTCTGCCGCGCTGGCGGCGGAGGGCGTGCGCGTCGTGCTGCTCGACCGCGACATTGCGCGCGCCGAGGACCTGGCTACCGCGCTCGGCGGCGCCGCCGTCGCGCTGCGCTGCGAACTGACCGAGCCCGAGCAGCTCGCCGAAGCCGCCGCGCGGGTCGAGGCCGAGGGCGGCGCCGACATCCTCGTCAATTCGGCGGCGATCCTGCGACCCGGCACGCTCGACACGCTCGCCGAGGCGGACTGGTCGGCGATGCTGGCGGTGAACCTGACGGGGAGCCTCGCCGCCTCACAGGCCTTCGGCCGGGGCATGCTGGCACGCGGCCGCGGCTCCATAGTCCACATCGCGTCGATCGCGGCCAGCCAACCGCAGCCGGCGAGCGGCGCCTATTCGGCGTCGAAGGCGGCGCTGGCGATGCTGTCGCGGCAGCTCGCCTACGAGTGGGGTCCGCGCGGGGTGCGCTCGAACTGTGTCAGCCCTGGGCTCGTGATGACGCCGATGTCGGCGGCCTTCTATGCCGATCCCGAGGTCAGGGCGAAGCGGGAATCGATGGTGCCGCTGCGCCGCATCGCGACGCCGGAGGACGTGGCTGACGTCACGCTCTTTCTTGCGTCCGACCGCGCCTCCTATATCACCGGCCAGGAGATGGTGGTGGACGGCGGCCTGTCGCAGAGCCTGATGGGGCTGGTGCCGAGGCCCGGCTATGCGTGA
- a CDS encoding shikimate dehydrogenase family protein — MTAPLRIDGETRIFPVIGHPIGQVKSPASLSQIMADRGYNGMVVPVHVLPEDLAGWLAQARSMQNCGGIVVTVPHKGACLDFCERVTARARAAAAVNILVRDGDAWVGDATDGVGYMDGIAAEGFDVAGKTALLVGAGGAGSAIAYEILARGASELALHDIDTARRDALIERLNVTFPGRARVGGTDPRGFALVANATPLGMGEGDPLPVCVELLAPDQFVADVVTRPAIPPLIAAARSVGCGTMPGSGMFNAQAVLLAEMLMGVRTIEADRVG, encoded by the coding sequence ATGACCGCACCGCTCAGGATCGACGGCGAGACCAGGATCTTCCCCGTCATCGGGCATCCCATCGGCCAGGTGAAGTCGCCCGCGTCACTGAGCCAGATCATGGCCGACCGCGGCTACAACGGCATGGTCGTGCCGGTCCACGTGCTGCCCGAAGATCTCGCCGGGTGGCTCGCCCAGGCAAGGTCGATGCAGAACTGCGGCGGCATCGTCGTCACGGTGCCGCACAAGGGGGCGTGCCTCGACTTCTGTGAGCGCGTGACGGCGCGCGCCAGGGCGGCGGCAGCGGTCAACATCTTGGTCCGTGATGGCGACGCCTGGGTCGGTGACGCGACCGATGGCGTGGGCTACATGGACGGCATCGCCGCCGAGGGCTTCGACGTTGCCGGCAAGACCGCACTCCTCGTCGGGGCGGGCGGGGCGGGATCCGCGATCGCCTACGAAATTCTCGCACGCGGCGCCTCGGAGCTCGCGCTCCACGACATCGACACGGCGCGCCGCGACGCGCTGATCGAGCGGCTCAACGTCACCTTCCCGGGCCGCGCCCGCGTCGGCGGTACCGATCCGCGCGGCTTCGCGCTGGTGGCCAACGCGACGCCGCTCGGCATGGGCGAGGGCGACCCGTTGCCGGTGTGCGTCGAACTCTTGGCGCCGGATCAGTTCGTCGCCGACGTCGTCACCCGGCCGGCGATCCCGCCGCTGATCGCGGCGGCGCGGTCGGTCGGCTGCGGTACGATGCCGGGGTCGGGCATGTTCAATGCGCAGGCCGTGCTGCTCGCCGAGATGCTGATGGGGGTAAGGACGATAGAGGCTGATCGGGTGGGATAG
- a CDS encoding ABC transporter ATP-binding protein produces the protein MLELKNVTGGYGRITILNGTSFEIPRASITTIIGPNGAGKSTVFKAIFGLLTIHSGQILLEGEDVTRRKPAEMIARGVTYVPQGRNVVPQLSVFHNLELGGITSKDQAKVRRRIEEVMDQFPMLRERRDQKAIELSGGQQKQLEVARALLLDPKLLLIDEPSIGLSPNLVQEVFQTLIRLRDQGVTILMVEQNAKAALAVSDYGLVLELGQTRMHDRADKLLADPRVGQLFLGGHIEDAA, from the coding sequence ATGCTGGAACTGAAGAACGTGACCGGCGGCTACGGCCGCATCACGATCCTGAACGGCACCAGCTTCGAAATCCCGAGGGCGTCGATCACCACCATCATCGGGCCGAACGGGGCCGGCAAGTCGACAGTGTTCAAGGCCATCTTCGGCCTACTCACAATCCATTCCGGCCAGATCCTGCTCGAGGGCGAGGACGTGACGCGCCGCAAGCCGGCCGAGATGATCGCGCGCGGCGTCACCTACGTGCCGCAGGGGCGCAACGTCGTGCCGCAGCTCTCGGTATTTCACAATCTCGAGCTCGGCGGCATCACCTCGAAAGACCAGGCCAAGGTGCGTCGCCGCATCGAGGAGGTCATGGACCAGTTTCCGATGCTGCGCGAGCGGCGCGACCAGAAGGCGATCGAGCTGTCCGGCGGCCAGCAGAAGCAGCTCGAGGTCGCCCGCGCGCTGCTTCTCGATCCCAAGCTGCTGCTGATCGACGAGCCGTCGATCGGCCTGTCGCCCAACCTCGTGCAGGAGGTGTTCCAGACCCTCATCCGCCTGCGCGACCAGGGCGTGACCATCCTGATGGTGGAGCAGAACGCCAAGGCAGCGCTCGCCGTGTCGGACTATGGCCTGGTGCTTGAGCTCGGCCAGACGCGCATGCACGACCGGGCCGACAAGCTCCTCGCCGATCCGCGCGTCGGACAACTCTTCCTCGGCGGCCACATCGAGGACGCGGCCTGA
- a CDS encoding ABC transporter substrate-binding protein: MLRKLLGTSAVVLALSAPPTMADVKIGSIVELSGPGAAAGTNFRDGVKLGFEEVNAAGGILGEKVQLLEYDSQTDPQVSRAMVQKAIDEGVYVITGTVYSSSTVVNMLVAQQAGIPQFTGSEAPSITQKGNPYIFRTAFGSQKGMPKVAKYMAEEMGIKKVAIVWANTEFGKGGYGAFMEQAKIYGFEIVADVPTEQAQTDFSADVLKAKNSGADAVFVYLTEEESARFLREAQKQSIGLPMIGETTLIGAKVIELAGDAANGAMGHVGLTADAGIPAVSEMVARFKAKYNYTPDHNAIKGYTSAWTIKCVTEMIGSTDRQAFADKMHGLTLTAAECPGVLMDTSWDDTGEMSRESFFVVVEGGKQTVKAVLPPN; this comes from the coding sequence ATGCTTCGCAAGCTGTTGGGAACAAGCGCCGTCGTGCTGGCTCTGTCGGCGCCGCCCACGATGGCCGACGTCAAGATCGGGTCGATCGTGGAGCTTTCGGGCCCCGGCGCTGCCGCGGGCACGAATTTCCGTGACGGCGTCAAGTTGGGCTTCGAGGAGGTCAACGCCGCCGGCGGCATTCTCGGCGAGAAGGTCCAGCTCCTCGAATATGACAGCCAGACGGATCCGCAGGTCAGCCGCGCGATGGTGCAGAAGGCCATCGACGAGGGCGTCTACGTCATCACCGGCACGGTGTATTCGTCCTCGACCGTCGTGAACATGCTGGTCGCCCAGCAGGCCGGCATTCCGCAGTTCACCGGCTCCGAGGCGCCGTCGATCACGCAGAAGGGCAACCCTTACATCTTCCGCACCGCCTTCGGGTCGCAGAAGGGCATGCCGAAGGTGGCCAAGTACATGGCCGAGGAGATGGGCATCAAGAAGGTGGCCATCGTGTGGGCCAACACCGAGTTCGGCAAGGGCGGCTACGGCGCCTTCATGGAGCAGGCCAAGATCTACGGCTTCGAGATAGTTGCCGACGTGCCCACCGAGCAGGCCCAGACCGACTTCTCGGCCGACGTGCTGAAGGCCAAGAACTCCGGCGCCGACGCCGTCTTCGTCTACCTGACCGAGGAGGAGAGCGCCCGCTTCCTGCGCGAGGCCCAGAAGCAGTCGATCGGCCTGCCGATGATCGGCGAGACCACGCTGATCGGCGCCAAGGTGATCGAGCTGGCGGGCGATGCCGCCAACGGGGCGATGGGCCATGTCGGACTCACCGCCGATGCCGGCATTCCCGCTGTTTCCGAGATGGTGGCCCGCTTCAAGGCGAAGTACAACTACACGCCCGACCACAACGCCATCAAGGGCTACACGTCGGCATGGACGATCAAGTGCGTGACCGAGATGATCGGCAGCACCGACCGCCAGGCCTTCGCCGACAAGATGCACGGGCTGACGCTGACGGCCGCCGAATGCCCTGGCGTCCTGATGGACACGAGCTGGGACGATACCGGCGAGATGTCGCGCGAGAGCTTCTTCGTCGTCGTCGAGGGCGGCAAGCAGACCGTGAAGGCCGTCCTGCCGCCGAACTGA